The following coding sequences lie in one Arachis stenosperma cultivar V10309 chromosome 5, arast.V10309.gnm1.PFL2, whole genome shotgun sequence genomic window:
- the LOC130979220 gene encoding uncharacterized protein LOC130979220, which produces MLLRRSSLQMKLAAADEVCRRSCSCSCRRRRRREPSSLSSEQRARERQRARGGGRIGAVVLREATAVVPAAVQPRSAPPKLLPSPSLRKLTGVAGGYCRSTWFCFESHNRVCGRQRPYLKPLSSWVLVVASYSAIRCCRNQARFTVLLPSGQTHRSLITFFASPPFCSSVAARCRGCCCLYGSYCCHCRHELKEKGLSR; this is translated from the exons aTGCTATTGCGCCGTTCCTCGCTGCAGATGAAGCTCGCCGCCGCAGATGAAGTTTGCCGCCGCAGCTGTTCCTGTTCGTGCCGTCGTCGTCGCCGAAGGGAGCCATCGTCGCTGTCATCGGAACAGAGGGcgagagagagacagagagcTCGCGGTGGGGGAAGGATAGGCGCCGTCGTGCTGCGTGAAGCTACCGCCGTCGTTCCTGCCGCCGTCCAGCCTCGGTCAGCACCGCCGAAGCTCCTGCCATCCCCGTCGTTGAGGAAGCTCACCGGAGTTGCTGGAGGCTACTGCCGCTCTACCTGGTTCTGTTTTGAGTCGCACAACCGTGTTTGTGGCCGCCAGAGACCGTATCTGAAGCCTCTGTCTTCTTGGGTTTTGGTTGTTGCAAGTTACTCGGCTATACGCTGTTGTCGGAACCAGGCTAGATTTACCG TGTTACTGCCATCGGGACAGACGCATAGGTCCCTGATTACGTTCTTTGCTTCTCCACCGTTCTGTTCCTCTGTAGCTGCA AGGTGTCGAGGCTGTTGTTGTCTCTATGGGAGTTATTGTTGTCACTGTCGccatgaattgaaagaaaagggATTATCACGATAA